TCGTCGATCGAGCTGATTCCGGAGACGATTTCACCATCCGTCGGCAAGCGGTCGAACGGGTTGACTTGGATGAGGTCACCCAGTTGAAGTTGCTCAACCGGGACTTCGACTTTTTGGCCGTCTCGGATGAGGAGGGCGTTTTGTGGCCGGAGCCGCACAAGGGCCTCGATGGCCGACTTGGTTTTGCCGAGGGCGAACTCTTCCAGGGTCGAGCTCAAACTGAACAGGAAAAGGAGGACGGCGGCATCCTCTGGGTGTCCGACTACGATGGCACCGGCAGCAGCAAGAACCATGAGGAGGTTGACATCGAACTGCCGCTCTCGCAAGGATTCCCAGGCTGATTTTAGGGCGAACCAGGATCCGGCGGCGATTGACACATAAGCCGCGGAGCGGAAGGATGGAAACCAGCACACGGCCATCCCAATTCCGCAGATGGCGGTCAGCACGGTTTGCAGGTTGATCCAATCAGGCCGCCGGCTCAAGACTGACACACATTACCCGCTCACCTTTCGGGAAGGGGGTTCTAAGCGCGTTGGCCCAGAACCCCCTCGGTCATTGGGCTTAGCGGTTGCCAGCCGCGCCCGCGGCCGCTAACGCACCCGTCATCATGATGTTGACAATCTGCAGGGCACAGCCGACGCAGAAGATGATGACGCCCCACTTGGCCCAGATGGCCTGGCATTTCTTCATCTCTTCGACATCAGGGAACCGGCCACTTTCCCAGGCGATCTGGTTGCCCTTGATGCCCATGTAAATGGCCATAAAGAACCCGACGCAAGGGATGAGCGAGACCAACCCCAAGTAGTACTTGTGGTTAAGGGCCCAGATCCAGTTCAGAAAGAATGCGCCCCAGTTCCAGCCTCCCA
This portion of the Armatimonadota bacterium genome encodes:
- a CDS encoding ribonuclease G, whose translation is MDNMESNYPRGSQPTEADLGGWNWGAFFLNWIWALNHKYYLGLVSLIPCVGFFMAIYMGIKGNQIAWESGRFPDVEEMKKCQAIWAKWGVIIFCVGCALQIVNIMMTGALAAAGAAGNR